One genomic region from Actinocatenispora thailandica encodes:
- the rpsG gene encoding 30S ribosomal protein S7: protein MPRKGPAPRRPLTPDPVYSSVLVTQLVNKLLISGKRQLAERLVYGALEGAREKSGTDPVVTLKRALDNVKPSLEVRSRRVGGATYQVPVEVRPQRATTLGLRWLIQYSRARREKTMTERLMNELLDASNGLGAAVKRREDTHKMAESNRAFAHYRW, encoded by the coding sequence ATGCCGCGCAAGGGACCCGCGCCACGTCGTCCGCTGACCCCGGACCCGGTGTACAGCTCGGTGCTCGTCACCCAGCTGGTCAACAAGCTGCTCATCTCGGGCAAGCGCCAGCTGGCCGAGCGGCTTGTCTACGGCGCGCTGGAAGGCGCCCGGGAGAAGTCGGGCACCGATCCGGTCGTGACGCTCAAGCGTGCGCTGGACAACGTGAAGCCCAGCCTGGAGGTCCGCAGCCGCCGCGTCGGTGGCGCGACCTACCAGGTGCCGGTGGAGGTGCGCCCGCAGCGCGCCACCACGCTGGGCCTGCGCTGGCTGATCCAGTACTCCCGCGCCCGGCGCGAGAAGACCATGACCGAGCGGCTGATGAACGAGCTGCTCGACGCCAGCAACGGGCTGGGTGCCGCGGTCAAGCGCCGCGAGGACACCCACAAGATGGCCGAGTCGAACCGCGCGTTCGCGCACTACCGCTGGTAG
- the rpsL gene encoding 30S ribosomal protein S12, with product MPTIQQLVRKGRQAKTSKTKTPALNGSPQRRGVCTRVFTTTPKKPNSALRKVARVKLSSGIEVTAYIPGVGHNLQEHSIVLVRGGRVKDLPGVRYKIIRGSLDTQGVRNRKQARSRYGAKREKS from the coding sequence GTGCCCACGATCCAGCAGCTGGTCCGCAAGGGCCGCCAGGCGAAGACCAGCAAGACCAAGACGCCGGCGCTGAACGGCAGCCCGCAGCGGCGCGGCGTGTGCACGCGTGTGTTCACGACCACGCCGAAGAAGCCGAACTCCGCACTGCGGAAGGTGGCGCGCGTCAAGCTGTCCAGCGGCATCGAGGTGACCGCCTACATCCCGGGCGTCGGCCACAACCTGCAGGAGCACTCCATCGTGCTCGTGCGCGGTGGCCGCGTGAAGGACCTGCCGGGTGTTCGGTACAAGATCATCCGCGGGTCGCTCGACACCCAGGGCGTGCGCAACCGCAAGCAGGCGCGCAGTCGTTACGGCGCGAAGAGGGAGAAGAGCTGA
- a CDS encoding DUF4190 domain-containing protein: MPSAEPESPVSAPPPRHSGADEPATSPGGYGAGATSGAGSYAQPGPAAPGDYAPDTQTSAPAGYGQPSAPAYGQPSAPGYGRPPGPPQYGQPQPPGYPPAGGYGAPPPAAGYGAPQPAGYGAPPQPGLPPGGYAVPPPTPQYGVMLPASKPPNSGLAIGAMVAGIAGCAISITGLCSWILSVPAILAGGAGLVLGIIARKNLTSTSGRTEQTGSGMAMAGIVCGAIGAGLGLIGVIIWVILIIASFS, translated from the coding sequence TTGCCGTCCGCGGAGCCGGAGTCGCCGGTCAGCGCACCGCCGCCGCGGCACTCGGGGGCGGACGAGCCGGCGACCTCGCCCGGTGGCTACGGCGCGGGGGCGACCTCGGGCGCCGGGTCGTACGCGCAGCCCGGCCCGGCGGCGCCCGGTGACTATGCGCCGGACACCCAGACCAGCGCACCGGCCGGGTACGGCCAGCCGTCCGCCCCGGCGTACGGGCAGCCCTCGGCGCCGGGTTACGGCCGCCCGCCGGGCCCGCCGCAGTACGGGCAGCCTCAGCCGCCCGGCTACCCGCCGGCCGGTGGGTACGGCGCGCCACCGCCGGCGGCGGGCTACGGTGCACCGCAGCCGGCCGGGTACGGCGCGCCGCCGCAGCCCGGGCTGCCACCCGGTGGGTACGCGGTGCCGCCACCCACCCCGCAGTACGGTGTGATGTTGCCGGCGAGCAAGCCGCCGAACTCCGGCCTGGCGATCGGTGCGATGGTGGCGGGCATCGCCGGTTGTGCGATCTCGATCACCGGACTGTGCTCGTGGATTCTCAGCGTGCCGGCGATCCTGGCCGGCGGGGCCGGGCTGGTGCTGGGGATCATCGCCCGGAAGAACCTGACCAGCACGTCCGGCCGGACCGAGCAGACCGGCTCCGGGATGGCGATGGCCGGGATCGTCTGCGGTGCGATCGGCGCCGGTCTGGGCCTGATCGGTGTGATCATCTGGGTGATTCTGATCATCGCGTCGTTCAGCTGA
- a CDS encoding DNA-directed RNA polymerase subunit beta', whose protein sequence is MLDVNFFDELRIGLASADDIRQWSHGEVKKPETINYRTLKPEKDGLFCEKIFGPTRDWECYCGKYKRVRFKGIICERCGVEVTRAKVRRERMGHIELAASVTHIWYFKGVPSRLGYLLDIAPKDLEKIIYFAAYVVTQVDAEARHRDLPTIESEIGAEKRQLENRRDADVDARAKKLETDLAELEAEGAKSDVRRKVKESGEREMRQIRDRAQREIDRLDEVMETFRKLEPKQLVPDELLYRELRDRFGEYFEGGMGAEAIKALLENLNLDAESENLRETIRSGKGQRKIRALKRLKVVAAFQTTRNSPLGMVLDCVPVIPPDLRPMVQLDGGRFATSDLNDLYRRVINRNNRLKRLIDLGAPEIIVNNEKRMLQEAVDALFDNGRRGRPVTGPGNRPLKSLSDMLKGKQGRFRQNLLGKRVDYSGRSVIVVGPRLKLHQCGLPRYMALELFKPFVMKRLVDLNHAQNIKSAKRMVERGRTAVWDVLEEVISEHPVLLNRAPTLHRLGIQAFEPQLIEGKAIQLHPLVCAAFNADFDGDQMAVHVPLSTEAQAEARILMLSSNNILKPSDGKPVTMPSHEMIIGLYHLTHRNEGGKGEGRVFGSPAEAQMAFDAGELDLQAPVRIRLTGVTSVSNGAGAEPWQAPEGWQPGDRVLLDTTLGRVLFNEALPEDYSFVNYEVRKGQLSAIINDLAERAPKVLLAATLDALKEAGYHWATWSGLTIGIADVVDPPHKKAILERYESDAAQVDKQYQRGLMTAEERRGELIEIWTKATNEVTKDMEDALPQANALWKMINSGARGNMLQLRQIAAIRGLVANPKGEIIPRPIKSSYREGLSVLEYFIATHGARKGLADTALRTADSGYLTRRLVDVSQDVIIREDDCGTERAVPMTVATEIDGKLVKDEYVETSVFARSLAEDVHDTDGNLIATRNTDVGGPLVDKLVAGGVKSVRVRSVLTCESRLGVCAQCYGRSLPTGQLVDIGEAVGIIAAQSIGEPGTQLTMRTFHTGGVAGDDITQGLPRVTEIFEARVPKGKAPIAEKAGRVRIEEGEKSRKIIIVPDDGSDEVVYDKIPRRTRLRKQDGEHAAVAEKLTEGTVDPHELLRITNRRNVQLHTVQEVQQVYRSQGVHIHDKHIEIIVRQMLRRYIVIESGDTEFLPGSPVEAATFDAEVRRLVAEGGRPASARPVLMGITKASLATESWLSAASFQETTRVLTEAAIEARSDSLIGLKENVIIGKLIPAGTGISKYRNIRVEPTEEAKAQVYSMTGYGDTDYGFGPASGQAVPLDDYDLGGFGR, encoded by the coding sequence GTGCTCGACGTGAACTTCTTCGACGAGCTGCGGATCGGCCTGGCCAGCGCCGACGATATTCGGCAGTGGTCGCATGGCGAGGTCAAGAAGCCCGAGACGATCAACTACCGCACCCTGAAGCCGGAGAAGGACGGGCTCTTCTGCGAGAAGATCTTCGGCCCCACCCGTGACTGGGAGTGCTACTGCGGCAAGTACAAGCGCGTCCGGTTCAAGGGCATCATCTGTGAACGCTGCGGCGTCGAGGTGACTCGCGCCAAGGTGCGCCGGGAGCGGATGGGCCACATCGAGCTGGCCGCGTCCGTGACGCACATCTGGTACTTCAAGGGCGTGCCGAGCCGGCTGGGCTACCTGCTGGACATCGCGCCGAAGGACCTCGAGAAGATCATCTACTTCGCCGCGTACGTGGTGACGCAGGTGGACGCCGAGGCCCGGCACCGTGACCTGCCGACCATCGAGTCGGAGATCGGTGCGGAGAAGCGCCAGCTGGAGAACCGCCGCGACGCCGACGTGGACGCCCGCGCCAAGAAGCTCGAGACCGATCTGGCCGAGCTGGAGGCCGAGGGCGCCAAGAGCGACGTCCGGCGCAAGGTCAAGGAGTCCGGCGAGCGCGAGATGCGCCAGATCCGGGACCGTGCGCAGCGGGAGATCGACCGGCTCGACGAGGTCATGGAGACCTTCCGCAAGCTGGAGCCCAAGCAGCTGGTCCCGGACGAGCTGCTCTACCGCGAACTGCGGGACCGCTTCGGGGAGTACTTCGAGGGCGGCATGGGCGCCGAGGCGATCAAGGCGCTGCTGGAGAACCTGAACCTGGACGCCGAGTCCGAGAACCTGCGCGAGACCATCCGGTCCGGCAAGGGGCAGCGGAAGATCCGGGCGCTGAAGCGGCTGAAGGTCGTGGCGGCGTTCCAGACCACCCGCAACTCGCCGCTGGGCATGGTGCTCGACTGCGTTCCGGTGATCCCGCCGGATCTGCGGCCGATGGTGCAGCTGGACGGTGGCCGGTTCGCCACCTCCGACCTGAACGACCTGTACCGCCGCGTGATCAACCGGAACAACCGGCTCAAGCGGCTGATCGACCTCGGTGCGCCCGAGATCATCGTCAACAACGAGAAGCGGATGCTGCAGGAGGCCGTCGACGCGCTGTTCGACAACGGCCGCCGCGGTCGCCCGGTCACCGGTCCCGGTAACCGGCCGCTGAAGTCGCTGTCCGACATGCTCAAGGGCAAGCAGGGCCGGTTCCGGCAGAACCTGCTGGGCAAGCGCGTCGACTACTCCGGCCGTTCGGTCATCGTGGTCGGCCCGCGGCTCAAGCTGCACCAGTGCGGCCTGCCGCGGTACATGGCGCTGGAGCTGTTCAAGCCGTTCGTGATGAAGCGCCTGGTCGACCTGAACCACGCGCAGAACATCAAGTCGGCGAAGCGGATGGTCGAGCGTGGCCGCACCGCGGTGTGGGATGTCCTGGAAGAGGTCATCTCGGAGCACCCGGTGCTGCTGAACCGTGCTCCGACCCTGCACCGGCTCGGCATCCAGGCGTTCGAGCCGCAGCTGATCGAGGGCAAGGCGATCCAGCTGCACCCGCTGGTGTGTGCCGCGTTCAACGCCGACTTCGACGGCGACCAGATGGCGGTGCACGTGCCGCTGTCGACCGAGGCGCAGGCCGAGGCCCGCATCCTGATGCTGTCCTCGAACAACATCCTGAAGCCCTCGGACGGCAAGCCGGTCACGATGCCGTCGCACGAGATGATCATCGGGCTGTACCACCTGACCCACCGCAACGAGGGTGGCAAGGGTGAGGGCCGGGTGTTCGGTTCGCCGGCCGAGGCGCAGATGGCGTTCGACGCGGGTGAGTTGGACCTGCAGGCGCCGGTCCGGATCCGGCTGACCGGGGTCACCTCGGTGAGCAACGGTGCCGGGGCCGAGCCGTGGCAGGCGCCGGAGGGCTGGCAGCCGGGCGACCGGGTGCTGCTCGACACGACGCTGGGCCGGGTGCTGTTCAACGAGGCGCTGCCGGAGGACTACTCGTTCGTCAACTACGAGGTCCGCAAGGGTCAGCTCTCGGCGATCATCAACGATCTGGCCGAGCGGGCTCCGAAGGTGCTGCTGGCGGCGACGCTGGACGCGCTGAAGGAGGCCGGGTACCACTGGGCCACCTGGTCCGGGCTGACCATCGGCATCGCCGACGTGGTCGACCCGCCGCACAAGAAGGCGATCCTGGAGCGGTACGAGTCGGACGCCGCGCAGGTGGACAAGCAGTACCAGCGTGGTCTGATGACCGCCGAGGAGCGCCGCGGCGAGCTGATCGAGATCTGGACCAAGGCGACCAACGAGGTCACCAAGGACATGGAGGACGCGCTTCCGCAGGCGAACGCGCTGTGGAAGATGATCAACTCCGGTGCCCGCGGCAACATGCTGCAGCTCCGGCAGATCGCGGCCATCCGTGGCCTGGTGGCCAACCCGAAGGGCGAGATCATCCCGCGGCCGATCAAGTCGAGCTACCGCGAGGGTCTCTCCGTGCTGGAGTACTTCATCGCCACGCACGGCGCCCGGAAGGGTCTGGCCGACACCGCGCTGCGGACCGCCGACTCGGGTTACCTGACCCGACGGCTGGTCGACGTCTCGCAGGACGTGATCATCCGCGAGGACGACTGCGGTACCGAGCGGGCCGTGCCGATGACGGTCGCCACCGAGATCGACGGCAAGCTGGTCAAGGACGAGTACGTGGAGACCTCGGTCTTCGCGCGTTCGCTGGCCGAGGACGTGCACGACACCGACGGCAACCTGATCGCCACCCGGAACACCGACGTCGGTGGTCCGCTGGTGGACAAGCTGGTCGCCGGCGGCGTCAAGTCGGTCCGGGTGCGGTCGGTGCTGACCTGTGAGTCGCGGCTCGGGGTCTGCGCGCAGTGCTACGGCCGTTCGCTGCCGACCGGTCAGCTGGTCGACATCGGCGAGGCGGTCGGCATCATCGCGGCCCAGTCCATCGGTGAGCCCGGTACGCAGCTGACCATGCGTACCTTCCACACCGGTGGCGTCGCGGGTGACGACATCACCCAGGGTCTGCCGCGTGTCACCGAGATCTTCGAGGCCCGGGTGCCGAAGGGCAAGGCTCCGATCGCGGAGAAGGCCGGCCGGGTCCGGATCGAGGAGGGGGAGAAGTCGCGCAAGATCATCATCGTGCCGGACGACGGCTCCGATGAGGTCGTGTACGACAAGATCCCGCGGCGTACCAGGCTGCGCAAGCAGGACGGCGAACACGCCGCGGTGGCCGAGAAGCTCACCGAGGGCACCGTGGATCCGCACGAGCTGCTGCGCATCACCAACCGCCGCAACGTGCAGCTGCACACGGTGCAGGAGGTCCAGCAGGTCTACCGGTCGCAGGGTGTGCACATCCACGACAAGCACATCGAGATCATCGTCCGGCAGATGCTCCGCCGGTACATCGTGATCGAGTCCGGTGACACGGAGTTCCTGCCCGGTTCGCCGGTCGAGGCGGCCACCTTCGACGCCGAGGTGCGGCGTCTGGTGGCCGAGGGCGGCCGGCCGGCGTCGGCGCGTCCGGTGCTGATGGGCATCACGAAGGCGTCGCTGGCGACCGAGTCGTGGCTGTCCGCGGCCTCCTTCCAGGAGACCACCCGGGTTCTCACCGAGGCGGCGATCGAGGCGCGCAGCGACTCGCTCATCGGCCTCAAGGAGAACGTCATCATCGGTAAGCTCATCCCGGCCGGTACCGGTATCTCCAAGTACCGCAACATCCGGGTGGAGCCGACCGAGGAGGCGAAGGCCCAGGTGTACTCGATGACCGGGTACGGCGACACCGACTACGGGTTCGGGCCGGCCAGCGGGCAGGCAGTGCCGCTGGACGACTACGACCTCGGCGGGTTCGGCCGCTGA